The following is a genomic window from Lolium rigidum isolate FL_2022 unplaced genomic scaffold, APGP_CSIRO_Lrig_0.1 contig_28054_1, whole genome shotgun sequence.
ACTGCTGTGGGAAAGAGAACCGTTTCAGAACAAGGTGACGCTGGTGAGAAAGAAACTCAAGTTCTGGATGTTGGAAATGTCAGTATCCTTCCACCGAAGAACACCACCAACCATACTGAAATACTTGAACAAAAGAATGGTCATGAGGATCATCTAGCAATCAGTTTCGCTGAACAAGTTGATCAATCGCTATCTGATGATGGCAGCAACTTAAAAAATAATGCAGTCTGTGCTGAGCAGACTTTTCTAGAGTCTTATTGCTCTTTACCCAAGAATAATCCCAGAAAGAACGTTACCAAAATTCAAGAATCTTGTCACAGTGGCACCAAATCTGTTCCAAACTCTCCTCGTGATTTTCAGGAATCCAGTAGCTCTCGCATTGGTAAGTACCTTTCTTTAATATATCTCCTGCTTATATTATTGTCCCTCCCGCCACTAACTAGATGAGTTGGCAGGTAGCTGCATAGCTGAACAAAGTACCGTTGTTGATAAGACCTCCATTTTGGAACAACACAGTAGTGACGGTTGTCAGCAGGTGAGTCAAGGTACTGATTCTGGAAGTGACAGAAACCATGTGGCTGATAGCACTATCGACAAAGATGATCAAGTGATATCTGATGATGTCAACAACCTGGAACAGAATACTGATTCTGGAAGTGACAGGAACCATCTGGCTGATAGCACTATCAACAAAGATGATCAAGTGATATCTGATGATGTCAACAACCTGGAACAGAATACATTATGTGGTGGAAAACAGAGTTTGCTAGACTCGTGTTATCAATGTGGTAAACATGGACACCTTCTTAAATGTCGCAGCTGCCCCATAGCCGCTCATGTTAGCTGTTTTGGACCTTTTGTTTCATCAGTGGGATTCAATGATGGCCAGTTTTATTGCCCTGTTTGCTTCTGTTTCAAAGCCACTGAAGCTCACAAAAAGGCTGAGAAAACATTATGTGTAGCTAAGAAGCACTTGCATGCTTTCCTTCTGAAAAAGCAATTTGCAAAGCAACACTGTGAGCAATCTACTAAAAATCAGCAACTTCCTTGTGAAGGTGAAGAGCCTGGTCATGAGAAAAGAAGTGATGCTAGTGTTGCTTGTCCTGGGCGCAAGTAAGTGTTTACTATCCGTAAGCGCAAATAAGTGTTTAGATCTTTTTTGCCAAGTTATATTCTCTCGAATAATTGAGGAACCCTGTTGATCTGTGGTTAGTTTAGAATCATATGACTATTGAACCCCCTGACCTGATTTGCGTGAAATAAAGCTATACCATGGATGATGGTGGGATGGAACCTACCAAGCTCCAGCCCTCTTGCACAGTTAAGCTGTACCATGGTTAGTTTAAAATTAGCTATATTTAGGACGGGGAAGTTAGATTGTACTCCGACTTCATTGCGTAGAATGGTGACTGCTGTGGCATAGCTAAAAGCATGTTGTATTGTTATGTGGTTTTTACCAGGCGCGTTTGGGTATTAATCTGTGCATTGCTGTTTCACAAACGCCTAGTTCTGAAGTAACGTGTACACATAAATTAGGAAGCACAATTGACGATTTATTTTACAATACCCCATGTTTCTAAATGCAGATGCTTTGTGTTATAATTAAGCATGAAGGTACCCTTGTTTCTGTCTGTTGTAAcagcttatgtttcctttttcataATTCGAAGAACTGAGCATGTTTGTCTTTGTTACAGCTATGATCCTCGTACGCCGGCTAGAACTAGAAATCCCCTTGCACCAAGAAGGAAGTCCTTCGTAACGACTGCCAAGCGCGCGCCGCTCCGCTGGACGGGAGAAGAAGAGGCGGCTTTAAGGGTATAAGCATGCGACAACGATCTTCTTCTGAGCTGATCTAGCATTTTCCCTAGTCAGTAAATGGTCGTCCTTGTACTTACAAACTAACTAATTCCCACTGTTATGATCCAGGAAGCGGTTGCCCTGTTTGCGCCGAAAGGGAAGGGGCTGATCTCTTGGGTTCAGATCCGGGAACACGGCAAGGACGTGTTCCACCCCGCACGTATCCCGAAGGATCTGAGCCGGAAGTGGAAGTACATCAAGAGCAAAAGCGAAGCTTCGGAACGTTGCGGGGGCTTTCAAGATTTAGGGTTTAGACATTAGGGTTAAGAGGATGGGGGTATGGTGGGAAAAGGTTGGGCATCTGAGAAACCGTGGTATTGGCTGGTTGCCTTTTGTAGATGGAGAAAGGGAGTACGGTGGGAAAATGTTGGGCTTTCTAAGATAATTTGTTGTTGGCTCGTTTCCTTTTGTGGATGGAGAAAGGTAGTAGTATGGTTCTATTCTTTTGTCCATAAGAACAGATTCGAAATTGGATATTTATCCAGTGTTGATCTGAATGAAGCTGACGGTCAGAAAGCTGGATGTGTAGCAACTCCTTGTCCATTTTGTCGGGGTGAAGGTAGCAGGTTTGCCAACCTCATGTTTCTGTCCTTGGCTGGCTGGCTGTGTGTTGAGGCAAACAATGTTCAGATAAGCAGTTCAGCTCAGATGTTTTGCTGGCTGTGTGCACGGGGGTAGACAGTTCAGATCAGATGTTCTGCTTGTAATGGGTGAAACCTGACTTTCTGGGATGCATATATGTATGTGATGTTGCGATTCTCTGTATTTGTATGTTGAAGTGAATAGGAGTTAGCTGATGGCCCCGCAACATTTGTGGGCTGATTTAGTATTTTTATTGTTATTTGTGGAGTAGAAATTTATCCGGTGGTAAATTTCGAATCAAGTTAAAACTCACCAGATCTTGCTAGATTTCAGGAGGTCGCTGACGGACACGGACAGCAACTGCGTCTGCCGCGACGACGTGCTCATCTGTTGATGCCGCTGTTACATGTTTCGTTGGTTTGCTGGTATTTAACGGTGCGCTCTAGACTACACCAACTAACAGAACCTTTTGTTTTATTGTACCAACTAACAGAACCTGCCTGCTTATGCTAAGCGTATGCGAAATCTGAAATGTTATCAGTTGACACGTTATGACCAAACTGTGATTAAACTGTCCATCGCCCATGGCCGCAGGTGTGCATTGCATCTTTCTTCAGAGGCAGCAGGTCGTTTTCACCTGGAAGCTGGCGTTCCCTGGAGCAGGTGTACATTGCATCTTGGCAGTCTCACAAGAACATCAAATGATGGGTTATGGTACGGCCACGCCGACGGCCGAGCCGACGCCGCTTGACCCTATGCGCGGCCAGAGCTCGCCGTGGCAGAGCTGGAACGTCGCACGCCGCATGGAAGAGGTGCCCGGAAGTTCGTTGAGGACCTTGGCGCCTACTCCAACTGGCAGAGCACGCAGCAGCGTTGCCGCGCCCTTGCCTCCACAGCCGTATGAGCGTCGCTTCCTCGAGCGCGCGCTCCACGTCGTCTTCCACGTCGAGATCGAGCGCCACGTCGGGGCTCATGTCTTTCTTGTTTCTGTTGGCCGCCCGATCGATCGGAGAGCAATGTGTGTGGCCTCTTCCCTTCCTTGGCCTGACAGCCTGATCTTTGATTTGTATCTTCCTTCTAATCTTAAGCTAACCAAATACTATAGACAGGCAATTAAGGGACCTCCTTTTCGGTGTCTCCCCTTACTCAGCTTATGCTCCTCACGCACCTCCGATCAGGAATGCCAGgttggtgttcctcttcttcaccgAAAAGGAGGTCCCtttttaccaaccgggactaaaggatttttagattttttttgctcctcacgcacctccacacccccccggtggatcgcctttttaagctCTGTAaaagtaaattgatagaaaattttaaaactaaAATCTTTTGAGGTTTTAGTTTTTCCACAAATTCAGGATTTTAtgttttcaaattttttaaattaataattgcatcctgcataaatattagtattacttaaccataaagttagccaatttttagattttcaattttcaggtttggcaaaaaaaaaattattaaaaattttaaaatttaaaaacaaTTGTAATACAAATTTAAAAAGTTAATATTTATAAAACTTCAAAATTATAatacaagattattattacatcattagttctgtttattaaaagaattatttggaattgaAACAATAAattagtgtgacatcgaccaacatgttaataagattgatactagtatcacaacataCGCGCGAAGCACTTGAAAGCAGGACGGGAAAGGAACTAGgaagttaagagcatctccagccatttGAGGCCCCAGGCAAAAATCCGGATATAATAAACGCCGGATTGGATGTAAAAAAGGGCGTGGGGGCAACATTTTCCCAGTCGCACCCCCCGGCATTCACCCATCAGCGGtgatagtttcaaaaaaatcatCTTCCCGCTACAGAAAAGAATCGTCTAAGTCCGGCGATCGGATAAGCCATATTCCGGCGATTGAAACAGAAACTAGAGGATTACAGGCTCATCGGCGGACCCTTCCTGAACCTCATCTGGCGCGGCATCGGGCGGCGAAGCATCGGCGTCTGCAGTTATCGCAACGACGGGAGTTGACGTCTAAGCGGAGGACAAAGCAGCCGACGGGGGCCGAGGATTTCTTGGTGATGAGCGTCGTACCAAgctctcgtctcctcgtccatgttgGTGTCGTTGCCGCCGATCAGGAATGCCAGgttggtgttcctcttcttcgccgcggagGTTTCCTTAAGCAAGGCAATTCAGATGCCCTGATTGGCGAGCATCTCCTTAAACCGCACGCCgtgcttgtcgtccctcccggcggcatgcgccctcgcgtcggcccagcacttgtcgaaggaCGCCTGCAACCTATCGGCTGGATGGATGGCCTTCTTctgctctttcagcttcttctagCCGAGCTCGGGTGGCCCGCCGACGCGGCAGGGGCTAGAtcatcggggttgtactgctcgccctTGTTATTGGCGAGATTCTTGCGTACCtacttccacttctcgcactccTTAATGCGGGTGAAGACGTTGAGGTACTTGAACATCTGGTCGTCGT
Proteins encoded in this region:
- the LOC124680765 gene encoding uncharacterized protein LOC124680765, which gives rise to MPPANANANATPPRAGRSPPDAAVAPLGLGFPPPQAQAGSPPPSSPSGKPHHGSELVQDTEDDPRTPGSAEFFLREPPESPDSNTATSAHTTFTYEQHLQLRAQLCVRSDLCIGKPSAEHTMVHAFGEPAEGQKHVWQDLWRAAVDRWETQQPPVPGYDTPPSSSLLGDSTGKPSAEHTMVHAFGEPVERQKQPPVPSYDTPPSSSLIGSCTGEQGSKDTAVGKRTVSEQGDAGEKETQVLDVGNVSILPPKNTTNHTEILEQKNGHEDHLAISFAEQVDQSLSDDGSNLKNNAVCAEQTFLESYCSLPKNNPRKNVTKIQESCHSGTKSVPNSPRDFQESSSSRIGSCIAEQSTVVDKTSILEQHSSDGCQQVSQGTDSGSDRNHVADSTIDKDDQVISDDVNNLEQNTDSGSDRNHLADSTINKDDQVISDDVNNLEQNTLCGGKQSLLDSCYQCGKHGHLLKCRSCPIAAHVSCFGPFVSSVGFNDGQFYCPVCFCFKATEAHKKAEKTLCVAKKHLHAFLLKKQFAKQHCEQSTKNQQLPCEGEEPGHEKRSDASVACPGRNYDPRTPARTRNPLAPRRKSFVTTAKRAPLRWTGEEEAALREAVALFAPKGKGLISWVQIREHGKDVFHPARIPKDLSRKWKYIKSKSEASERCGGFQDLGFRH